CTCCCACATTACAGAAAATAATAGATAGCAAAAGAGCAGAAAAAGCATGAAAGCAATGAAGAAGCATAACTCTACTACACAGAAGGTGTTAGATTCTAAAAACTTTCCCAATGATTTTAAACTCCTTTTAAGTTGAATGAAATATGACAATGTtttatgaaggaaaaaaaaattgataagtgGTAGATTTTCCTTAAATTTCCTGCCAAAGGGAAGATAACTCAGCCTAAATAAATAGGGCGGTGGGGGGAAGGAATCAAGATTATTCCTTCTAAGGCCTCAAGCAATCACAAATACTGGTATAAACAAAACTTATTTCCTTTGAAGAAGTGGCATAACTCAGTTGCAAAGATGCAAAATTAGTAATTCTGTTACCAATGTTTCTAAAGACAGCTAAGGATAGGAGACTCCTTAATTAGATGCCTACAGAAAAGTCTAAACTCACTCATGAAAGGAATACATATACAAactccccccgccccccccgccccccTAGTATCCACTTGAGGTGACAACAGCTTTTCAAAGCCCTAGAGGTCAAAGCGGCTATACAGACCACCTAGAATCTAGCAAGAACTATGACGCGAGGATGCAATTAGATCCATCTGAAGCTCTTACAGCTGCTTATTCTTTTCTTGAATTTCTACAGCCTTCagccaattcaaaataattcaaaacaacaataataataataataataataataatacatgaaGCTGAAAGACTGATTTCTCCAAGCCCATGGAGACTCAAAAATGAAATATTCTTAAGTTAATAACATCATAGGATTTGAAGAAACCGAGATATCTTACCACATAATATATTGCAAAGTTATCCTTATCCTCCATGTAACTCGACTTTAGTCTAAACCGCATCATATAAATGACCCACAAGGTAGTTGCGAGTGCAGCGGTATCCAGAAGAGTGTGGATATCATATTCCATAACAAAGCTGCAGTACAGTCTAACAGCTAAAAAAAGAGCTGTTAAGTCCTGAGACTTAAGTGACAGTCCTGCAACATTTGAAAGTGCAAAggaaatatatattcaaattaattaatgaagttCCAACCAAAGGAGTAATTCATAGACTAACATAAGAAAAGCAACCTAGACACAGgcatgtaaaaaaaattaaaacaaaaaacaaaaaaaaaacacaaatactAATAAGCTGAACCATAGCAAACTTGATTGTCAtttgatttttcataaaaatctTATATTGACATTCAAAAAGTGCACAAGGAATCAAAATAGACCCCTAAAGTATTTTTCCATAAAACAAATTTATCTGTGATTATGCTAAATTTAACTGTTTAGAACACCTTTGTAACTGATGGAATTacaaatttcattaatttttcacCGCTGAAAACTAACGAAGCCCTACCTGTTAATTTTACCGAATCCctaattcaatttaaaaaaataacttgaatccAAACGATTAAATGTTACGGAAGTATCAGAGAATGTATCAGAGAATGTACAATAGGGGAGCATACCTGAAAACGGCCCATAGTTTTGGCGTTACAGTTTTACCAATCTTAAGCTCAAAAAATCAATCAAAAGAGCAGTTTTTTACCTATTGAGCTTCGACAAGTTGCAATTTTTCTAGGGTTTCGCTTCAAAAACAACCAAATCAACAATCATGCCAGCAACAATTCCACCAATACCAACTAAATCTCCATTTATCCCCCAACAAACATAGAATCAAACTAGAGAAGAGGGTAATTTTCTTCGTAACAACATAACCAAGCATCAAACACCAACAAATACCCATATAAACCGCCAAAAAAAATCCCCTcaaattttaaccaaaaaagCCCCAGATCAAGCAGGGTGAGAGAGGGCACGGGATCGAACCGGCGCAGGTCTTCTCCTTGGTGAGCTTGTAGATGAGGACGGAGATGCCGAGGGCGTGGACGGCCTCGGCGGCGACGAAGAGGTTGTCGTGGTCGCGCACGACGGCGCGTATGAGCACGAGCGCCGCCATGCCCGCCACCACCGCGAGGAACGCCTTCACCTTCGGCGGCTGCCGCCGCacccacctcgccgccgccgccatcgcgcCCTTCGACAAAaccctcgccattgtcgtcgCCTTCTTCGCCTCGCTCGATCGATCGAAGGGGTGGGAGAagagacgaggaggaggagcaaaagccctaatttatttatttttattttacttttaatttaattaattttttcgcTTAATAAAATCGGGGAGGATTACGAACTTATTAGAGCACTTAAAGATGGAAACTACAGTTTCCCTCCCATGgcgcaaacggatccgggttggggAGATCCCATATCGATCCGTATCGATAAGTGAAAGcttaaaaaataagagaaaaaaaaaaaaaaacgtgtgTCTAGTTCACTCCGATCCGTTAAGAAATGGAGTGAAAGATGAGAGATTCTTTCCCTCTTTGATATGTCCCGATTCCTAAAAAATCCGTAAAAAATTTGTTTCCATCCAAAACCCGTCCCGAATAGGGAAGTAAGTGGAGCGAGGCGCCTCCCTACCCGGATCCGCTTTGTTTGAGTGGAAACACTAAAGCCGGGTCTTTGGGGGCCGACACGTGGCATAACATTATTGGTCCAGTGAcgtaatttgttaaaataataaatctaatctATTTGCTAACCGATTTCGTGCCGTATAGATCGGTTGCAGggaatttgtttgtttttttttttttttttttggattttaccTGAGAaaacatttcttttattttattagtatcCGCCTAGAAGGCGttcaatttctaaaaaaaagaaattagataATAGTTTTGcgactgaaaaaaaaatatatatattgccaTTATTTGTTtcacaagaaaatttttaaaacaattttcttcaattttatgcaattttctgtattttatttgttttatttaaaaataaaaaaaatgaaaaaagaactTTTAATCCggaataaaaagtttttttatagtttttcaaGAAACAGAACAGCCTCCTTGTTTGCACTATCTTATTTGGATTTCTCAAGTTCAGATGCGCTTTTAATCTGCTCAAACATCTTTTTCTTTCAATGGAAATAAACTTAAcccaaaaagaataataatctTACTAATTAATGAGAGAGAGGTTGGGCATCTCAAATTCCTAAATgtgcaaaaaacaaaaaaaagaaaaagaaaaagaaaaaagtttttaaaatatccttaaaaatctcaaatccttcaatttaaaacttaaaaatgcaatttaaatataaacgtaaattaaattattgctgggattttttttttctgtttttgaacAAATCCATATTGCATCCCACGAGGAGCCCCAAAGGAAACCCGGCATtcgaaaaaaagaagatactTTACTGCAACAACGGGATTTTCAGTGCTTTCACTTTTACGCTCATCAGATGCACATCACGATTCAGTGCTCATCTGACGGgcgaaaaaaaaatgtactgcCCCGAAAGAATTTCCTGAATCCTTATGTagacaaagaagagaaaaagaaagagattcaTAAAACGATTACTTACAGGTAAATAAATCATTGTTAGATTGTGCTGTAAATGCAAGTCAACACACAATAATTGCGCAACACACAACTGACGTAAACTGGGAGATATGATAAGGAATAAAAGTTTGCATGGGAAATGATATCCATAGAGCCTGTCAGTTACTCGAGATTGGATTAGATAGGATAATATGATAGAGCAATGTTTGAAGAGAGGAAGAGTTTAAACGACTCGGAGGTGTCGGAGTCATGAGGCGTAGGAGGTGGATCCAGTCGGATATAATGAAAGTTTTTTGAATCCAATCCCATTCAATGGCACCCTCACAAGCAGTGGTGAATTTGATAATCCCAATCACTCGCAACCCCTATGTGAAACCCTTCTCTTCCAATATCACTCTCTTGTCTTATTCTATTCAATTCAATCTCGGGTGCCAAACAGGTCCGTGGAAAGATAATCGGAGGAACCTCGAATGATGCTGGCTTCCCAGGCACTAACGGTTGGAATTGTTCAAAGCCATGAACTTGCACTGCTCGCTCATGGCAAGTAATTGCGCCTCCTTCTTGTCCAGCTGGGCTCGTAGCCGCACATTCTCCTCCATGAGCTTCTGAACCTCCGCTTCTTTCTGCTCCTTCTCGTTCTCCAAATGAGTAGTTTTAGCAATCAGCCTGGTCccagaaaacaaaaaacaacaacaacaacaacaacaattaaCAAACTATTAAGGTTATTCTGTGCAAATATGCTTCGAATTAAGTTCGATGTAGCACTTTATGTGGTCCGTCACATTAATTTTTCAAAGGTATGGTTTGTACATTGAGACTAGTAAACTCAGGTGGAGAAGATGAGGAACTAGGACAGATTAGTGCAATGAAAACTGTACTAGCTTTTAACTTGCACTCTCCAATTCAGCAAAATGTGACACCTGTGTTCTAGTTTTCTCCAATACCATATTCATGTTAACTATAAATGAAATATCTCCCAAAACTTAgatggaaaaaatattttatatcgagCATTTTTAATAACAAGTATTACACTCAACAAGTTCACAATCACTGAGAtgagaaaaattaaagaaaatataggtggacaaaaattacaattatagTTAAATGGATCCTCACGCAAACTATGCATTATTACATGGCTCCTGATTGTTAAATCGGCATTtctgaaattaaattcaatttttcaacAATAAAATAGGGCCATGAAACAAGAAAATAGTGAACTCTCTTGGACTTACACAGGGAGGCAGTCGGCACGCATTTTTAGGTTAATGATCTGAAGTATTTTTACTTCATCTAAAGTAATAATGGACTCCagttttgaaattaaaatttccaACAGGGTAATGGCATAAAAAGAGAGAACTGTCCAACGACCAGAAATAGAAGTTGTATAGAATCCACAGATAATCTTCAAAATCGTTCATTAGAGCACTTTCGTAGAGCTGAACTTGTCAATTGCCAAGCAAAAGTCATTAAATCCTTGATTttggtttagtttggtattgaggtctatctaacgctattagatagaatggagttgagaaaaagcacATAGGGatatcaaggttttaagtgcctgtCAGCGCGGGCCATATccaccgtgccaacaagttaccggcacgatacagaccccataccgatggcacagctcaaaaccctctattctttaaattagtaagtaatttccttaataaagttcaaaagatataataaaaagatataataaatagatataataaatagttagaatattttgttgctaaagaaaattaatatttcatgatattatgtgtcggcacataagaatttttttgaccggcactcatcggcacggctcggcacgcaccatgCCGTACCATGTCGGCAAATTTccagcacgaccccgtgccacggcacttaaatccttgaggGATATGCTTTTGCGTTCTTCGataggaccgcagaaaatatatcgtaaccgactaaccgtaatatgcgaaacgcaatattatgtacggaaacaaacagggtattttcccatcgtcgtttctcaccgcacgtaacgcaatctccccacaatcccaaacgaagcctttaGTTGCTCACTATTAAGTCTATATTGTCATACTGCATATTATCGAAGAAGGAAATGAGATTATTTGCACAAGAATAAAGTCAACAGTAATACTTACCACGAATCTCttgggagaaaaagaaagaaagaaagaaaaagagaaaagcatgTCAATGAATTATAAAGGCTATGTACCTGTCAAAGAGCTTCTCTATTGTTTGAATTTGCTTTTCTGATGAGAGAAGAGTTTCTCTGACACTTATAAGACCAGAAACATAGGATCTAAGTGACTCAAAATCCTGCTTCACACGACGGAGCTCTTGCTCATTCTCTGCAGCTCGCTGCCTCTGTCGAGATGTTTCCTGCACCATATCTTCAACCTTCTGCTTCATCTCATTCAAAATACTGTTTGTTCCCTGTGCGAAATTTTCCATCTCTTCAACTCTCGCTGACATTGTGTCAATCTGTAACGATTTTCTTCTAATCTCTTCCACCCCTtcctttactttttctttctcactAGCAGCCTCAGTCTCCGCCATTATCACCCTTTTGACAAGGCTTTCCATTACATCTGTCACAAGATGAACTGATTTCAATATGCCATCTAAACTATCATCTGAACTTTCAAACTGAGAGAGATCAACATCCTTAGACCAATCGGATAATGGAATGCCATTTTTGTCGACAAACCCTATTCCCTGTTGATGTTTAATCCCACATGAAGTATGGGCTAAATGGGGAACCGCCATTATTTTCGCCTTTGATTTCAGATATGTTAGCAGGGTCGCAATGGCTTTGACTCTATGCCAAAGATGTTCTAGTTCCTTCTCTGCTTCCTCCTCAGAACATTTAATGTTACCCTCAACCTCCATAAACTTATCGTGTAATGCATCGACTTGCCACTGACACTCTTCGGTCGGCAACTCACATTCCTCCACTGAATTCTCCATGGCCTCCTCCCCCAACGTTGTGCCTGTGTgaaatttttttcccttaacCAAGCAAGAAGAATGATTAAAGATTGTACAATGTAAAGCAGAAGAAAAAAGATAGCCAGGCATCTTctatatacaaattttatttgtgaaaatcATTAGCGTAATTTCTGTGAGCGGTGCATGAACAGTCACTGGtggaatataaaatatagtgtGGCACAAAACTTGTGGATGAGTAAGTCAAAAGTTGAAACTATCTTAAAGAAACGTCATATAGAACTAGACTCAAACATCCTATCGAAGACATCTCTCTTGTTGCTTAAACATCAAGAGTGAGAGGATAAATCATAAAGAAAGGTCATACAAAAATAGACTCAAATATCCTATAAAGTCATCCATCTTGTTGCTTAAAACTCAAGAGCTACGATAATATTAACATCTGCTCGGTGCCTGTTTGATGATAAAAGCTATGTCTATGTGTAGCTCTTGCCATCTACGATATACTtagcttttaaaagtactataTTTTGGACCAAAGATGAATTTTCATAACAGACTTTTCATTATCAAATCTAATAGAAGGAATATGACAATTCATAAACTTTTGTGATCTGAGTTTTCCAACTAGTGCACACTTGAAATTGCGGCATGATGTTTGTTCTGGAATAGCATATCTATTTTTTCTAAAGCTCACTCTCCATCTGATGCAGAGTAGATCTCGCTACGCATGGCAAGGAACATATACAAAAACTACTTTATCACAGAACTACACCTCAGGACAAATGCCAGGTTTTCGGCACTGTACCCAGCTGGTGTGGTCATATTACTACAAGTTTAAAGTACTTAAAAGTAACTATACAAATGATATGAGAGATTTGTGATTAGATCTCGTATTCCTTTCTTCATATTTGGCATGCTTTTACTCAATTACCTCGGTctaatattcaaattcaaaattcttgaAATAGCCAATCAATATTCTCGAAATAATCCATgcccaaataaaataatattataaaaaatatattgggtGATCCATGTTTTGTTTTCTATGTCAGAACTTAGAAGAAGGATTTCAATACAATTAGGATCTAAAATTGATTTCGTTAATTTGGTTTCATTAAATTCAAGCCTAAACACATCTGGAAACGACACTCCAAATTTGACCTCTTCTGATTGCTACCCTTCAATATTCATTGCTTTTATTTAAGTTACTTGAGTCAGTTCGAATTGGGaatttcattaaaattaatgGCTTTATACTTTCTTCAGCTATTGTCTCCAAATATTCACAAAAATCATACTTACTTACGCAGGAGATCGATCTAATGGAAGACAGTCCACAAGTATACTCAACTTTCCCGTGTAGATCGTAAGAGATAACCAACAATTCCAAAAAGTCGACCTAAAGAAAAGAGTGCATCCATCATACTTAATGTATATAGATGCACAACGCTTACAGGCccaattgtgactcggcctaacCTGGCCTTCCCAACGGGATAGTTGGACTTATTTCAGCCAACAATTCCCCAGCACATGCCCCATGTGAGAATCGAATCTGTGccactggctctgataccacttatcGATCGTAAGCAGTAACCAACAATTCCAAAATGTCGACCTAAAGGAAAGGGCGCTTCCATCACACTTAAAGTATACAGATGCCCAGCGCTGACGGGTTCAACTGTGACTCGGTCTAACCTGGTCCCCGCAACGGGACAAGATGTTGGACTTATTTCAGCCAACAATAACCCCCCAGCACATGCCTCACATGGGAATCGAAGCTGTGCCAGTGGCTCTGATCCCACTTGTCGATTGTGAGCGCTAATCAACAATTCCAAAAGATCGACCTAAAGAAAAGGGTGCACCCATCACACTTAAAGCGTATACATATACAGCGCTCACAGGTAAGATTGTAACTCGGCCCAACCTGGCCTCCGCCACGGGGAACGAAAGACACGGAAATTGATAGGTGATTTGACCTATCAAATGTGTGCGCCTGAGAATTTAACTCATGACTTCATGAAACTTAAGGAGTTTAGCATTatctctgataccattttacCCAAAAGATCAATCAAAATAagcttaacaaaaaaaataataacaaaattcaAGAATCAAAACTCCACAATTCAAAGAGACCAACATAACTCGAATCAAAATGAACAAAACCTACTTCAACAAAACTCGCACCTTTTGCCATCTCacatcctaaaccctaaatcgaaCGTTAATCCAATCATCACATCGCGATCGCGCTACTTAACAAAGCACAAAAACTAGGGTTTTCCACGATCGAATTCGAGCACAGATGATATCACACGTCGTCGATCGGCATCAATTGAAGATGAATTCGATCAAAAAGGTGGGATTTTGACGATAATTAGTGATACCTTCGATTTATCGGCGGAAAGGGAGAAGAAGACGCTGCGGTGTTGCTCTCCTCCCCCTTTCCCCTTTCGTCGTTTTTGttcctttttccttctctatttttttcattttatttatttattttttttttagccggGATTGGTCGAGTCCGTGAAACGAGCCTTTTGATGTCGTTGCCCCGCTCTTTTAATAATGGAGATTATTCCGTGCACCCGGTGTAATGCACACTTCGTACACCGGTGGAGGAATCCCAACTATTTAAGTagggtataaataaaataaggctaaattacagaaaattttcctGAGAAAATTCAGTTTCTTACTTTTTcacctatcatttaaaaatctatactttatcctcttataaaataaaaaatattcacttcaccccctaccgtttgtgagccgttagggttccgttataaaatatttttttatatcaaaagtACCCTCCGCCTTCTCTACTATTGCTTTGCCATCCTCTGCCTCGTCGCGTCGCCCCcttccactgcctcgcccttgCCCACATCTCTGTCCGCGCGTACAAACACCCCagcgccctcctccgccgcctcgccttcgccttcgttCCCCTTGCCCACCTCTTCATTCACGTCAACCTTGATTTTCTCCCTATTGTCGCCGAAATGGAGAGGCgcaagaggagaaggggagtaggcagagaagaaaatggagaggagttgcggccgatcgaggcacgaaccgcggccgatcgaggcggcgAATGAGCAAGATGAgagaggagacgaaaatggtgagaggcaaaatagtcattttgtcATTACAGTTCACACTACctcatgaatattttttattttacaaggggacaaagtgtaggtttttaaataataagggaaaaataaaaaatcagattttgacagaaaaattttatgtaatttagccatcaataattatataattagtaACTTCAACT
This is a stretch of genomic DNA from Ananas comosus cultivar F153 unplaced genomic scaffold, ASM154086v1, whole genome shotgun sequence. It encodes these proteins:
- the LOC109703885 gene encoding putative ER lumen protein-retaining receptor C28H8.4, with protein sequence MARVLSKGAMAAAARWVRRQPPKVKAFLAVVAGMAALVLIRAVVRDHDNLFVAAEAVHALGISVLIYKLTKEKTCAGLSLKSQDLTALFLAVRLYCSFVMEYDIHTLLDTAALATTLWVIYMMRFRLKSSYMEDKDNFAIYYVVLPCAVLALLIHPSTSHNILNRICWAFCVYLEAVSVLPQLRLMQNTKIVEPFTSHYVFALGVARFLSCAHWVLQVLDTRGRLLTQLGYGLWPSMVLLAEIVQTFILADFCYYYIKSLVGGQLVLRLPSGVV
- the LOC109703890 gene encoding uncharacterized protein LOC109703890 isoform X3; its protein translation is MENSVEECELPTEECQWQVDALHDKFMEVEGNIKCSEEEAEKELEHLWHRVKAIATLLTYLKSKAKIMAVPHLAHTSCGIKHQQGIGFVDKNGIPLSDWSKDVDLSQFESSDDSLDGILKSVHLVTDVMESLVKRVIMAETEAASEKEKVKEGVEEIRRKSLQIDTMSARVEEMENFAQGTNSILNEMKQKVEDMVQETSRQRQRAAENEQELRRVKQDFESLRSYVSGLISVRETLLSSEKQIQTIEKLFDRLIAKTTHLENEKEQKEAEVQKLMEENVRLRAQLDKKEAQLLAMSEQCKFMALNNSNR
- the LOC109703890 gene encoding uncharacterized protein LOC109703890 isoform X2 produces the protein MAKGTTLGEEAMENSVEECELPTEECQWQVDALHDKFMEVEGNIKCSEEEAEKELEHLWHRVKAIATLLTYLKSKAKIMAVPHLAHTSCGIKHQQGIGFVDKNGIPLSDWSKDVDLSQFESSDDSLDGILKSVHLVTDVMESLVKRVIMAETEAASEKEKVKEGVEEIRRKSLQIDTMSARVEEMENFAQGTNSILNEMKQKVEDMVQETSRQRQRAAENEQELRRVKQDFESLRSYVSGLISVRETLLSSEKQIQTIEKLFDRLIAKTTHLENEKEQKEAEVQKLMEENVRLRAQLDKKEAQLLAMSEQCKFMALNNSNR
- the LOC109703890 gene encoding uncharacterized protein LOC109703890 isoform X1 produces the protein MAKGKKFHTGTTLGEEAMENSVEECELPTEECQWQVDALHDKFMEVEGNIKCSEEEAEKELEHLWHRVKAIATLLTYLKSKAKIMAVPHLAHTSCGIKHQQGIGFVDKNGIPLSDWSKDVDLSQFESSDDSLDGILKSVHLVTDVMESLVKRVIMAETEAASEKEKVKEGVEEIRRKSLQIDTMSARVEEMENFAQGTNSILNEMKQKVEDMVQETSRQRQRAAENEQELRRVKQDFESLRSYVSGLISVRETLLSSEKQIQTIEKLFDRLIAKTTHLENEKEQKEAEVQKLMEENVRLRAQLDKKEAQLLAMSEQCKFMALNNSNR